In one Nostoc sp. KVJ3 genomic region, the following are encoded:
- a CDS encoding ATP-binding sensor histidine kinase, which translates to MVSTLASIPGYQISEQLYNGSRTLVYRGYQETDHKPVVIKLLKNPYPGLGELVQFRNQYTIAKNLNSPLIIATYSLEPYQNGYALVMEDFGGISLKDYFTRVETLHTTSLEEFLEIAIALCNTLDILYRERIIHKDIKPSNILINPETKQVKLIDFSIASLLPRETQTIISPNILEGTLAYISPEQTGRMNRGIDYRTDFYSLGITFYELLTGEVPFLSNDAMELVHCHIAKPAPLLHTINPQIPSVLSEIVKKLMAKNAEDRYQNALGLKFDLENCLTQLQETGVIGDFEIARRDVCDRFIIPDRLYGRETEVETLLQAFERVSLGATEMMLVAGFSGIGKTAIVNEVHKPIVRQRGYFIKGKFDQFQRNIPFSAFVQAFRDLMEQLLTESDAQIQQWKTNILEAVGENGQIIIEVIPELEIIIGQQTPAPELSGIAAQNRFNLLFQKFTQVFTSAEHPLVIFLDDLQWADSASLKLIELLMADTGHLFLIGAYRDNETALASPVGDATRTSRETRPTQCLVNPAHPLMLTLSEIVKTQAKINTITLTPLSQNQVNQLVADTLKCSETLALSLSELVYQKTQGNPFFATQFLKTLHQDRLIQFNFDSSCWECDITQVSQQALTDDVVEFMALQLEKLPLSTQNVLKLAACIGNQFDLATLAIVLEKSEIETADYLWKALQEGLILPITDVYKFYYDSLRQGEAHISLENSEQMTVTYRFLHDRVQQAAYTLIPDDKKTATHLKIGQLLLENFSEMNQEEKLFDIILHLNLGQALITQVSDRQALAQLNLKAGIKARNSTAYAAARVYVQTGIELLTANCWQSQYELTLNLYIAAAEVAYLNADFESMEHLAGLVLQSAQTILDKIKIYEIQIAAQTAQSRMLEAIAVGREALRQLGVELPNEPDEASIGKAIQTLVSQLQGRRIEELSELPIMTGSTTQAAMQLLAILLPAILQGMPALLPLSSATMVSLSLQFGNTAASTAGYASYGMVVCAFFGEIETGYAFGKLALSLLERFNARKFQSMIMVLFGCFIQHRQAAIKAAILTLKSGYTAGIETGDFLYAGYNIASYFDLKLFMGVELDNCQSEMADYRAALGQMKQSSAQVYLDIKQEVIQNFKEPVTQPDCLIGTAYDETVMIPKHYEDNELTAIAQVYIYKLLLAYNFGNYTAALGHISQAKQCLMAVSGMLCVPFFHFYAVLTHWAIFSTQSEQKQAEIITQIETHQNTLQQWAQHAPMNYLHKWQLLEAERHRVLGNKLDAIEMYDRAIQLAQENGYIHEEALGNELAAKFYLDWGKKQFAQIYLTNAYYGYARWGAKAKVADLEQRYPELLATILQQPQIGLNLDNTIINLAAKNVLSNSISISSNLDLVTVFKASQALSGEIKLEQLLSSLMQVVIENAGADKCALILSKNHNLTIEATAILKTTSTEIHTTLQQSIPVELSQDIPVSVINYVSRTSQTLLIDNPIVKTSLTSDPYFQQQQPQSLLCTPIINQGKLIGILYLENNLTAGAFSSDRLQVLNLLTTQAAISLENAQLYRQSEDYSHILEQKVKERTQELNHYCTQLESTLEELYSTQAQLIQSEKMSGLGQLVAGIAHEINNPINFIYGNLEPASAYVASLIELNNLYQRLYPEPLPEITEKIADMELEFILNDLPKLLSSMKSGADRIRQIVLSLRNFSRLDEAEIKPVDIHSGIDSTLLILQHRLNNNSNYPEIKVIQEYGQLPLVNCYASALNQVFMNIINNAIDALEELDVNRQPIIVIRTEFLKPQKVLICIADNGVGISESVKNKIFNPFFTTKPIGRATGLGLSTSYSIVVEKHGGRLSCISTLGEGTEFIIEIPV; encoded by the coding sequence ATGGTAAGCACTCTAGCCAGTATTCCCGGATATCAAATAAGCGAACAACTCTACAATGGTTCTAGAACCCTAGTTTATCGGGGTTATCAGGAGACTGACCACAAACCTGTAGTAATTAAACTGCTGAAAAATCCTTATCCGGGTTTGGGCGAATTGGTACAGTTTCGCAATCAGTATACCATTGCCAAAAATCTCAACTCACCCCTAATTATCGCCACCTATAGCCTAGAACCCTACCAAAATGGCTATGCGCTGGTGATGGAAGACTTTGGGGGGATTTCTTTAAAAGATTATTTCACCCGTGTAGAGACATTGCATACAACGTCTCTAGAGGAGTTTTTAGAAATAGCGATCGCACTCTGCAATACCTTAGATATACTCTATCGCGAGCGGATTATTCATAAGGATATTAAACCCAGCAATATTTTAATTAATCCTGAAACCAAACAAGTTAAATTAATTGACTTTAGTATTGCATCTTTATTGCCACGAGAAACCCAAACCATCATCAGTCCCAACATTTTAGAGGGAACACTCGCTTATATTTCTCCAGAACAAACTGGCAGAATGAATCGCGGCATTGACTACCGGACTGACTTCTATTCTCTGGGTATAACTTTCTACGAACTACTGACAGGTGAAGTACCATTTTTATCAAATGATGCGATGGAATTGGTGCATTGTCATATTGCCAAGCCAGCGCCTTTACTACATACAATTAATCCCCAAATCCCATCTGTACTATCAGAAATTGTCAAAAAACTGATGGCAAAAAATGCTGAAGATCGCTATCAAAATGCATTAGGATTAAAATTTGATTTAGAGAATTGTTTGACTCAGTTACAAGAAACTGGTGTGATTGGTGATTTTGAGATTGCACGAAGGGATGTGTGCGATCGCTTCATCATCCCCGATAGATTATATGGACGAGAAACCGAAGTAGAAACGCTACTTCAAGCATTTGAAAGAGTCAGCCTTGGTGCAACAGAAATGATGCTGGTTGCGGGGTTTTCCGGTATTGGTAAAACTGCTATTGTCAACGAAGTTCATAAACCCATTGTTAGACAACGCGGTTATTTTATCAAAGGGAAATTTGACCAATTTCAACGGAATATTCCCTTTAGTGCATTTGTGCAAGCATTTCGGGATTTAATGGAGCAATTATTAACAGAAAGTGATGCCCAAATTCAGCAATGGAAAACAAATATTTTAGAAGCTGTTGGGGAAAATGGACAGATAATTATTGAAGTCATCCCCGAATTAGAAATAATTATTGGTCAACAAACACCAGCGCCAGAATTATCAGGAATAGCTGCCCAAAATAGATTTAATTTATTATTCCAAAAATTTACCCAAGTCTTTACAAGTGCTGAACATCCATTAGTGATATTTTTAGATGATTTGCAATGGGCAGATTCAGCCTCACTGAAGTTAATAGAGTTATTAATGGCTGATACCGGTCATCTTTTCTTAATTGGCGCATATCGTGATAATGAAACGGCACTTGCTTCTCCTGTCGGAGATGCTACGCGAACAAGCCGGGAAACCCGTCCAACGCAGTGCCTCGTCAATCCAGCACACCCGTTAATGTTGACCTTGAGCGAAATTGTCAAAACCCAAGCAAAGATTAATACAATCACTTTAACTCCCCTCAGTCAAAATCAAGTGAATCAGTTAGTTGCTGATACACTTAAATGTTCAGAAACTTTGGCATTATCTCTTTCTGAATTAGTGTATCAAAAAACTCAAGGTAATCCATTTTTTGCTACCCAGTTCCTCAAAACATTGCATCAAGATAGGCTGATTCAATTTAACTTTGACTCAAGCTGTTGGGAATGTGACATAACACAAGTAAGTCAGCAAGCGCTTACAGATGATGTAGTTGAATTTATGGCATTGCAGTTAGAAAAACTACCATTATCTACACAGAATGTTCTGAAGTTAGCAGCTTGTATTGGCAATCAGTTTGATTTAGCTACTTTGGCAATTGTTTTAGAAAAATCAGAGATAGAAACGGCTGACTATTTATGGAAAGCGTTGCAAGAAGGATTAATTTTACCGATTACTGATGTTTATAAATTTTATTATGATTCACTGCGGCAAGGTGAAGCGCATATCTCATTAGAAAATAGCGAACAAATGACAGTTACTTATAGGTTTTTACATGATCGAGTCCAACAAGCTGCCTATACACTGATTCCTGACGACAAAAAAACAGCAACTCATTTAAAAATCGGACAGTTACTCCTAGAAAATTTCTCCGAGATGAATCAAGAGGAAAAACTGTTTGATATTATCCTTCACTTAAATCTAGGACAAGCCTTAATTACTCAAGTGAGCGATCGCCAAGCATTAGCTCAACTTAACTTAAAAGCTGGAATCAAGGCAAGAAATTCTACAGCTTACGCCGCAGCAAGGGTATATGTGCAAACGGGGATTGAGTTACTCACAGCCAACTGTTGGCAAAGTCAGTATGAATTAACCCTCAATCTCTATATTGCTGCTGCCGAAGTTGCCTATTTAAATGCTGACTTTGAAAGTATGGAACATCTTGCTGGATTGGTGTTGCAATCGGCGCAGACAATTTTAGACAAAATCAAAATTTACGAAATTCAAATCGCTGCCCAGACAGCCCAGAGTCGAATGTTAGAAGCGATCGCAGTGGGTAGAGAGGCGTTACGGCAATTGGGGGTTGAATTACCCAACGAACCTGACGAAGCCAGTATTGGCAAAGCAATACAAACCCTTGTCAGTCAACTCCAGGGTAGAAGAATTGAAGAATTGAGCGAACTGCCCATAATGACAGGTAGCACAACTCAGGCAGCTATGCAACTGTTAGCAATCTTATTACCAGCTATTCTCCAGGGAATGCCGGCTTTATTGCCGCTGTCGAGTGCGACGATGGTAAGTTTATCACTCCAGTTTGGGAATACAGCAGCATCAACTGCGGGGTATGCGAGTTACGGTATGGTGGTGTGTGCCTTTTTCGGAGAAATCGAAACAGGTTATGCTTTTGGAAAATTGGCGCTTTCCTTGCTAGAACGGTTTAATGCCCGCAAATTCCAGTCGATGATTATGGTTTTGTTTGGGTGCTTTATTCAGCACCGTCAGGCAGCTATCAAGGCAGCCATCCTAACACTTAAAAGTGGCTATACTGCCGGTATTGAAACTGGTGATTTTCTCTACGCTGGCTACAACATAGCCAGTTACTTCGATCTCAAATTATTCATGGGGGTAGAACTGGATAATTGTCAATCAGAAATGGCAGATTATCGGGCTGCTTTGGGACAGATGAAACAATCTTCTGCTCAGGTTTATTTGGATATCAAACAGGAAGTGATCCAGAATTTTAAAGAACCAGTGACTCAGCCAGATTGCTTGATTGGCACTGCTTACGATGAAACGGTGATGATTCCCAAACACTATGAGGATAATGAACTGACTGCGATCGCTCAAGTTTATATCTACAAACTACTACTAGCCTACAACTTTGGCAATTACACCGCTGCCCTAGGCCATATCTCCCAAGCCAAACAGTGTTTAATGGCAGTATCGGGAATGCTTTGTGTTCCCTTTTTTCATTTCTATGCAGTCCTGACACACTGGGCGATTTTCTCCACTCAGTCAGAACAGAAGCAAGCTGAAATTATCACCCAAATAGAAACCCATCAAAACACTCTCCAGCAATGGGCACAGCACGCGCCCATGAATTATTTGCATAAGTGGCAATTGCTTGAGGCAGAACGGCATCGGGTTTTAGGTAATAAACTAGATGCCATTGAAATGTACGATCGCGCCATTCAACTGGCTCAAGAAAATGGCTACATCCACGAAGAAGCACTAGGCAATGAGCTAGCAGCTAAATTCTATCTTGATTGGGGTAAAAAACAATTTGCTCAAATTTATCTGACAAATGCTTACTACGGTTATGCTCGTTGGGGAGCAAAAGCTAAAGTTGCAGACTTAGAACAACGCTATCCCGAATTATTAGCAACCATACTCCAGCAGCCACAAATCGGCCTCAATCTAGATAATACTATCATAAATTTAGCTGCTAAAAATGTCTTATCTAATAGTATAAGTATTTCCAGCAACTTAGATTTAGTTACTGTTTTTAAAGCTTCCCAAGCACTATCGGGTGAAATTAAACTAGAGCAATTATTATCGAGTTTGATGCAAGTAGTTATCGAAAATGCCGGTGCAGATAAATGCGCTTTGATATTATCTAAAAATCATAATTTAACTATAGAAGCAACTGCCATTTTAAAAACAACTAGCACAGAAATTCACACCACTTTACAACAATCTATACCTGTAGAATTAAGCCAAGATATTCCAGTGAGTGTAATTAACTATGTTTCTCGTACCAGTCAAACCTTACTTATTGATAATCCAATCGTTAAAACTTCCCTAACATCTGACCCTTATTTTCAACAGCAGCAACCCCAGAGTCTTTTGTGTACACCCATCATCAACCAAGGAAAATTAATTGGTATTCTTTATTTAGAAAATAACCTGACCGCAGGGGCGTTTAGCAGCGATCGCTTACAAGTTCTCAATCTCCTCACGACTCAAGCCGCAATTTCTTTAGAAAATGCCCAACTTTATCGCCAATCAGAAGATTATTCCCATATTCTGGAGCAAAAAGTCAAAGAACGCACCCAAGAACTAAACCATTATTGCACTCAATTAGAATCAACACTAGAAGAACTTTACTCTACTCAGGCGCAACTAATTCAATCTGAAAAAATGTCTGGATTGGGACAGCTAGTTGCTGGAATTGCTCATGAGATTAATAATCCCATTAATTTTATCTATGGTAATTTAGAACCAGCAAGTGCATACGTTGCATCCTTAATTGAATTAAATAATTTATACCAGCGATTATATCCAGAACCATTACCAGAGATTACAGAAAAAATCGCTGATATGGAATTAGAGTTTATATTGAATGATTTACCAAAACTGCTGTCATCAATGAAGTCTGGAGCAGATCGCATCCGTCAAATTGTGCTGTCACTGCGGAATTTTTCTCGCTTGGATGAAGCAGAAATCAAACCAGTAGATATTCATTCTGGTATTGATAGCACTCTTTTAATTTTGCAGCACCGACTGAACAATAATAGCAATTATCCAGAGATTAAAGTCATTCAAGAATATGGTCAACTACCTTTAGTTAATTGTTATGCTTCTGCGCTGAATCAGGTGTTTATGAATATTATCAATAATGCTATTGATGCCTTAGAAGAATTAGATGTCAATCGTCAACCTATAATTGTGATTCGGACTGAATTCCTCAAGCCCCAAAAAGTACTGATTTGCATTGCAGATAACGGTGTAGGCATAAGTGAATCAGTAAAAAATAAGATATTTAATCCATTTTTTACTACGAAGCCTATTGGTAGGGCTACAGGTTTGGGTTTGTCAACTAGCTACTCGATTGTAGTCGAAAAACATGGGGGACGTTTAAGCTGTATTTCTACACTTGGAGAAGGGACAGAATTTATCATTGAAATTCCGGTATGA